A window of the Gossypium hirsutum isolate 1008001.06 chromosome A05, Gossypium_hirsutum_v2.1, whole genome shotgun sequence genome harbors these coding sequences:
- the LOC107957534 gene encoding protein NETWORKED 2A — translation MMLQKVASNAYSWWWASHIRTKQSKWLEQNLHDVEEKVSNMLEIIDDDGDSFAQRANMYYRKRPELLAIVEDTYRAYRALAERFDYLSRDLQSANRTIATVFPDQVPYSLHDEDDENSCLVLTSSSLNKSKSLKPGSRVPSPKTDFRSQSMLLLRKGQLKKAFSSAQAASSLNSGLSKEEALEEINKLQKEILEMQTERELVKNSYEQGYKKLCEIENDITEKQKRIYNLQDEYDIRSAIDDNEARILMANRVLKTCQESLVKLQETHEQSTEEGRVESKRIKKVNEAFEALRKKFNSPQTDQQKQKKASSARDVDNMVYEFNSAEKGREYMELLQKEIEEKLELDPSSSLTMSQLADKIDDLVQRVVNMETAVFSENASVKRLKSDADELQEHVKSLEEDEEVLAEGSDSMEQRISVLEGELSGVKELLKTIIEQNNSLKAHFTAASCDINHLSVNLHAVKMDEEVENAELSEEGKPKVDAKPNRKTKEYCIELVPRDSPALGTESEMEEKDEDVSAEEMNTVNSESRNKFDVDSTKDSEVINEFKDENKSLSKTASCTTDTENPKVETEEEELPNWRKLYLSGLDEREKALLDEYSSVLHNYKDVRKKLKEVDQKNRDSFYELASQIKELKSALAARDEEIQSSRQHLSFINENKDGNLSEYEASHAIMSPESTLTESIPASPVAAGEGKGESIENPGEGKRKSTAKAGEGKGESIENPGEGEGETIENPGEGEGESIKKAGEKSKGDAMQPRSLTRSRSILTVEDKIRSDIDELLEENLAFWLRFSTCFHQIQKYQNSVKDLKAELSKMRERKKQEAGGKEEPVGSEARPIYAHFREIKTELTLWLENNAVLKDEVQCRYSSLCKIQEEIERISNVSGHEGEPQFNGYQAAKFQGEIINMKQENNKVSNELNAGFDCVKQLKEEVENLMVELDKEIEAATSKNQQSVSRSRSRIPLRSFLFGIKLKNKWQQKGPSMFACGHPTLQRQYSYLTDPTDPS, via the exons atgatGTTGCAGAAAGTTGCGAGCAATGCGTATTCATGGTGGTGGGCTAGCCACATCAGAACTAAGCAATCAAAATGGCTGGAACAGAATCTTCATG ATGTGGAGGAGAAAGTCTCTAACATGCTTGAAATCATTGATGATGATGGAGATTCCTTTGCACAAAGAGCAAATATGTATTATAGAAAGAGACCTGAGCTTTTAGCCATTGTTGAAGACACTTATCGAGCTTATCGAGCATTAGCTGAGAGATTTGATTACTTATCAAGGGATCTACAAAGTGCCAACCGCACCATTGCCACTGTGTTCCCTGATCAAGTTCCATATTCCCTTCATGATGAAGATGACGAAAATAGTTGCCTTGTATTGACTTCTTCAAGCCTCAATAAATCGAAGTCGTTGAAACCAGGATCAAGAGTTCCTTCGCCAAAGACAGATTTCCGGAGCCAGTCGATGTTGTTGTTGCGAAAGGGACAGTTAAAGAAGGCTTTTAGTTCAGCTCAAGCTGCTTCGTCTCTGAATTCGGGGTTGAGCAAAGAGGAGGCATTGGAAGAAATAAACAAGCTTCAAAAGGAGATTCTAGAAATGCAAACCGAAAGGGAGCTTGTGAAGAACTCGTATGAGCAAGGGTATAAAAAGTTGTGCGAGATCGAAAACGACATAACCGAAAAGCAAAAGAGGATATACAATTTGCAGGATGAGTACGATATTAGATCTGCCATCGATGATAATGAAGCTCGGATTTTGATGGCGAATCGAGTTCTTAAAACGTGCCAAGAGTCTTTGGTTAAGTTGCAAGAAACACATGAGCAATCAACTGAAGAAGGAAGAGTTGAATCCAAGAGGATTAAGAAAGTGAATGAGGCGTTTGAAGCTcttaggaagaagtttaattccCCACAAACAGATCAGCAGAAGCAAAAGAAGGCGAGTTCAGCTAGGGATGTTGATAACATGGTTTACGAATTCAACAGTGCAGAAAAAGGGAGAGAGTATATGGAATTACTGcaaaaggagatagaagagaaGCTTGAATTAGACCCAAGTTCCTCTCTTACAATGTCGCAGCTTGCAGATAAAATTGATGACCTTGTACAAAGAGTTGTTAACATGGAAACTGCAGTCTTTTCTGAGAATGCTTCGGTAAAAAGATTGAAATCGGATGCCGATGAGCTTCAAGAACACGTTAAGAGCCTCGAAGAAGATGAGGAAGTGCTAGCTGAAGGCTCGGACAGCATGGAACAGAGGATTAGTGTGTTGGAGGGGGAACTGAGTGGGGTTAAAGAGCTTCTAAAAACTATTATAGAACAAAATAACAGCCTCAAAGCTCATTTCACTGCAGCAAGTTGTGATATCAATCATTTATCAGTGAATTTACATGCTGTGAAGATGGATGAGGAGGTCGAGAATGCCGAACTGTCCGAAGAAGGAAAGCCCAAGGTGGATGCCAAACCAAATAGGAAAACCAAAGAATATTGTATCGAGTTGGTTCCTAGGGATAGTCCAGCCTTAGGCACTGAGAGTGAAATGGAAGAGAAGGATGAAGACGTCTCAGCTGAAGAAATGAACACTGTTAACTCTGAATCAAGAAATAAGTTTGATGTTGATTCGACAAAGGATTCAGAAGTGATAAATgaattcaaagatgagaataaATCTTTGTCCAAAACAGCAAGCTGTACCACTGATACAGAGAATCCAAAAGTAGAGACCGAAGAAGAAGAGCTACCAAACTGGAGGAAGCTGTACTTGAGTGGATTGGATGAGAGGGAAAAGGCTTTACTCGATGAGTACTCTTCAGTTCTTCATAATTATAAGGATGTAAGAAAGAAGCTTAAAGAAGTAGATCAGAAAAACCGAGACAGTTTCTACGAATTGGCATCTCAGATCAAGGAACTGAAGAGTGCTCTCGCAGCCAGAGATGAAGAGATTCAATCTTCACGCCAACACTTGAGCTTTATCAACGAAAATAAGGATGGGAACTTGTCAGAATATGAAGCATCCCATGCAATCATGAGCCCGGAATCTACATTGACAGAGTCTATTCCGGCATCACCTGTAGCAGCAGGTGAGGGGAAAGGTGAATCCATTGAAAATCCAGGTGAGGGGAAACGTAAATCCACTGCAAAAGCAGGTGAGGGGAAGGGTGAATCCATTGAAAATCCAGGTGAGGGAGAAGGTGAAACCATTGAAAATCCAGGTGAGGGAGAAGGTGAATCCATTAAAAAAGCGGGTGAGAAAAGTAAAGGAGATGCTATGCAGCCAAGAAGTTTAACTCGATCTCGTTCTATTTTAACCGTAGAAGATAAAATCCGGTCTGACATCGATGAGTTGCTTGAGGAAAATCTGGCCTTTTGGTTGAGGTTCAGCACATGTTTTCATCAGATACAGAAATATCAAAATTCAGTTAAGGACTTGAAAGCTGAGTTATCAAAaatgagagaaagaaagaagcaaGAAGCAGGTGGAAAGGAAGAGCCTGTCGGATCAGAGGCACGCCCCATTTACGCTCATTTCCGAGAAATCAAAACTGAATTGACACTATGGTTGGAAAACAATGCGGTGTTGAAAGACGAAGTGCAATGTCGATATTCTTCCTTGTGCAAAATCCAAGAAGAGATAGAAAGGATCAGCAATGTAAGTGGCCATGAAGGAGAGCCTCAGTTCAATGGATACCAGGCTGCAAAGTTTCAAGGTGAGATTATAAACATGAAACAAGAAAACAATAAGGTTTCCAACGAATTAAATGCAGGCTTCGACTGTGTAAAACAACTCAAGGAGGAAGTTGAGAATTTGATGGTCGAGTTGGACAAGGAAATCGAAGCTGCAACATCGAAAAATCAACAATCCGTGTCAAGATCTCGATCTAGAATCCCTCTTCGGTCTTTCTTATTCGGAATTAAGTTAAAGAACAAATGGCAGCAAAAGGGGCCATCAATGTTCGCCTGCGGGCATCCGACATTGCAGAGACAATATAGTTACCTTACAGATCCTACTGATCCTTCATGA